The Argiope bruennichi chromosome X2, qqArgBrue1.1, whole genome shotgun sequence sequence atagaaaataattaaatctaaacaaTTTCTACTGTTCACTTCactaatgaaagattttttaaaatgtatttttcatattaaactcATTGGAAAGATTTCTGTTTGCAACGAATTAGATGGATGAGTGAAATCTGGTTTGTAATATTTGCTTCTAAATGGTAGATCTATCGCAATTTTGGATGAAATTGGTGAACTAATGTATGTTCTTGtgcataactcaaaaatgcaacaaactaAATGAGAATATGGTTTCGTCTCCATATTATAAATTCGTCCCGTTAAGGCATTGGCTATCTGTTAGTCATTTATCTGTTATATATATGTGAATGTCATAACTCAAAAACTTGCTATGTAGTCTTAAAACTAAAACAttagatctttatcaaattttttatccaACCGGAAATAGGGAAGGAATTAAAATTGTATACTCGATTTTCTTCACTTTTCTATGAAAATGAAGAGAAAGTATGGTTTGGTTTtggttttattaacgtcccgtttgaagcaacactaggagtattttgggacggacctcgtaattttgaaccgcggtcagatgacgaggacgacacctgagctggcacccccctctccacaccacaccacaccagcgggaagagaAAGTATGGTAATCGTCAGAACATTCAAATTCGTAATTTCAACGAATCTCCGCATTTCAGACTTACTTGAAtccgaaaaacagatttttgaaatcatatccgtctgtgaaaatgataactcaaaatggCTTTAAGCTAAgcggatgaaatttaaaaatttctatcaagttttcgAAAAAACCCATTCAGCCTGAGAAGGTCTATCtgactgttcgagtacaagtgaacacgataactacaaacaGTAAAAAgctagatataaaaaatttggtacacatgtttAGCATCTAAACTGTAggttcatgtcaaattttgaactaaatctatgAAATGGTTGACCATCTATCAATTTGTACTTTGCTTgtaaaagcaatgacttaaataaaggaaatttggtatgtgaacttGTGACTagaattgtagttctatgtcaaatattGGTTTCTATCGATCagaaaaaggcgtccaaaatacgaATGTGATTTTTGGGCACTTGTATATTAACCACATGCTAGGTATTAATTGCCAAAAGAATTGCCGATAATCGCATTATAGATTCAGTATAAATCCTAGATTCAAgctaaagatcaatatttcgtaactgttaaTCACCAATACCCTGCAAAGCATTCGCGACCACCAAACACAAGGTATGATATGATACGTAGGGAGGAGGAGGTTAATACTTCAttagaaagtataaaagaaagttttggagaaaccactgccggttttttttaatcattcccCAGTcacctttagaaatattttgtttcagatcATTACGTTAAACGCAATCAAATATTAGTTATACGGTGTTATTTATGTTAAGTATATTTAGTGTTCATTTAACGTTTTTATTCTAGGATATTTTAGGCCATCCAAGATATTTCTGTGCGTTCTGTGCAAATATAGTCGTTTTCACATATAGTTGTTTCAAGATGGCTGTAGTTTTTCTTTCACAATTATCTATTCTGTGTTTTTTGCCATGGATAAATTCCATTCCttattttccatttccatttcATGATAACGATTCCCCTAAtaaggaaatttcagaaaatcattttaacaatCCAGGTAAGTTCAAAAATGTCACATTTTGCAGGATTGTTTCTAATACCTTTTAATGCAACTGAAACTTTGTccatgcaaaattatatttaaacaaagaaaaactaGTGAAAGTAATTTAGTATTTACATTTATCGTCTGCTCGATTGATTCTGATAAAATGCAAATCTTAAAATGCATCGTAACTTGAAATCAAAGCATAATGCAAtacagtttcaattttttctttctgtatgtTAAATACTTCTGGCTGATATTCGCATCGACTTATAAATATATCCTACTTATCAACTGTTGAAAAGCTCATATTCGTATATGCACAAAGagtttcttttatgtattttattgttagaaaaaaaaaatcattctttttcctTCTGCGTATGAGTTGagagaaaagaattctttttcttaacaCATTTGTCTCTACGGATGAGATATTTCGACTTCCTGGAATGTTCAATGAACGCTAGGATTTTGACATCATACTAGTTTTGATAAGCTGGACgtaaaaacagatatttatagaatacattcattttcttattttggttTATGAAGTTTCTAGAGCGAACACAGTTACCATTTGCCATTTCTGGAGCTCACATTCCATTCTCATACCGTATCAAATGTGCCAACTTCATAAAAGTCTTTTTAGTACTTTAAGTATAGTAGCGTCTGGTCTCGTTGTCGAATAGAAATGTTATCTACTTAAAGGAAAAAGGGACCTCATCGTTTTTAAGAAACTCGTTAGAAAATTTAGATAgctggtttttatattttttcatattctatataataattgacagaaagagtaaaattaaagtaaaaaaaatacaaaaatcattttggtAACAGATTATAACACAAAATAGTATGGGATACCTTTGGCAAACTCTTTTTAGATGACTGGAGTATATACTAATCGgaaaaaaatactcaataaaaagacattttcagTACCACCATCTTAACCAGTAAattgcggaatttatttttttaaagtccccCGCCCCAAGTTCCCCTTTTTAAAGCCAAGCGATGACGCATATATACATTGAACGCAATACAAATGGtggcatataaaaaaatgcatataaaaattaataataaagcgaataagatttcatttttattaaataaaaaattacacatcgaCCGCACCAAAATGAAGGTTTGGATTGACGCGTATACACGTCGAAAGCACTTAactcattaaatgaaattcagtatttcaaaacatttaagtGTCAAATTATAGGAAATGGTCTAGCTAAtcatccattattaaaaattcttgattttttttaccttaCGTTTTTGATAGGGCTCTTATTTATGGTCAAATTGCTTTGAAAACGTTAAGTTTCATAAGTTtaattctcagtttcgaaacaAAGTCTTTTGAtgatagatttcataattttaaattgtgataagAATACGAAGAATCGCTACTCTTTACTCCAGCCGTCCACGTTATATCTCAACAAGACGTTTGATCAACAACAGCAGATTTAACGTACACAGAATTGAGAATGGAGATGAGATCTTTCATCCGCAATCTTAAGAAGCCGGGATTCTGTACAAGAATGCTACGAAATCTAAGATATTGAACGGCTTCAGAATATCGAACCTCGTAGATTTATCGTGCGACATCTTGTACTAAAATGGTTACCACAGGGCATCTGCGGTTCTTTGCAATAATGAAAAGGTTTTCTTGTGTCATTCGTCTATCTAAATTCATttcacaaagaataaaaaaatcacgGAAAAAGTTTAGACGCATCCATAAGAAATCCAtcaccattttttaattttttaatctgttttgagtatatattgtaatttataagCACGAAGCTTCCATGTATTTTTCTTGGTTCTGGCATtcgtttaaaaattcttgaaaatttttaaattattaatatttttcattgaaaaataatatagaaatcttCACAAGTTCTTAGAACAGGcactaatagaaattttaaaataaattcatcttaaaatttaattattaatgattttattactcTTATTAATTTTCTcgttaaaaaaagactttaaaaggGCTCTTTCCAAAAATTTTGGAATTGGACCTTAAAAACCTCCAATTCCAAAACAGCAATTTTGTGTGTACAGCAATATAGCTAGATACTGGTTAAAACTGTTTCtagcattgaaaatattaaataatgaaataaagaaacaagaaaaaacttttatttaaaaaaggaatacaaACATATCTACACTTTTACATATgctaaatagaatattaaaataatactatacaCAGCCATCCACATTAATACAAACTATAATAGaaaagacaaatatttgaaaactcaGTTTCCCAATTGTGAatgtaaaacttaaaatattatttacttacagaaaaaatttgttcttttcaaGAGCATCACATGAAATCTACAGATTATTAGTAAATATAGTCTCAGCAAAATATGCATTGtatcaaaataatgcattaaaacattttatggaaATACCGATAAGCatttaccatttaatttttttctaattccatAATAAATTATCTAGTATTTCTTCGGTGTTTAATTGTCCATGCCAAGTCTATGCATACTAATATCAACgtcagaaaagtattttattctaataaatgctTAAACATAAGTTTTTGATAGGTACGATATGAAATAATGGAAAACAAGCACAATaccatcttcatttttaaatgtaaacagtaAACATATAATTGCTATATCCTAGTTTAGCAATGTTTTGTCCCAGAATCGCAATATTGAGCAAAAAAACAGCACTTCGAATCATAATTCGAAATCTTTTggatggaaaattatttttcaggtatTCTTATCACCAGTAGGGCTGGTTATACATCAGATTGCTCCAAGCAtcgatttcagaaaaattttcgaTGTTATCGGTTAGAGACAGCGTAATTTTTTCATCGGAGAACTTTTCAGAATCATTAACCTTTCCTgcattttcttttgttgaatCTGCAACTAATCGATAATTTATTCCTCCATTGTTATCCCAATACTGATTGCCATCACACTCAAGGCATACACAAAATTCTATCACTCCATACTTTATAGCTGAAGGCTCTATTTTAgcagagaaagaaaaattatcatatttgccCAAATCCGCTTTTGCAGAGACTTTTGTTGTTGGCTTTACGTAGCCTGCTTTCACATCAACATGAGACATCCATCTATCGAATGTTATTCGAACGAAGACATTCTTTTCGTAAGACAAATTCTTTACTTTAATCGTCCCATTCAGTACACTGTTACAAGTATTTTCAACATTAATCGATTCCAATACGATATTATTGGCCTCCACAAGTTCGAGAAATTCAGAATCTTTCCGGGGAGGATGATCAAAAGCCACCTTCCATGATTTCTGGTTGCCTGATAATTTTTGGGAACCATCGACCAACCATGTAAGAACTTCATCGTTCCATTTTTGTGTACCTGGAATTTCTCTTACTTCTACTAATTCCAAACCTTTGTCATCAGCAAAGCTGACTTTCTTTTTGCGAATTCCGTCAGGCAATGGCGGTGTTTCTCCTGGAGCAGAGTTTTccttattttcagattttaagtcTGCTTCTAGTTTGTAAGAGGGAAAAACAGGCCTGtcatgaataattccaaatcgacGAGGTCTCCATTTGGCATTATAATCGCTATCACCATAAGCACTAGCTAAGGAATAACGTTCGTTCCCAAACGGAGTACAAGAAAATAGAGGGGATCCGGTTGCATGTAGAAGCATGTCCAAATCTATGGGCATGATGGGTTTTGTTTTTCTCGAAAATCAGGAACAAGTTCAAGACACCCTGAAAGAAAAATGGATGTTACAACCAcagaaacattaaataataattaatacattcacTATAGTATCATATTTGCTTACGATCAGGCCTTCTTAAGCCTTTGCAATCGGAAAAATAATTAGATGCATTTACCGATTGCAAGGCTCATTTTACAACTCCAAGAATTGAAATATGTaactgtataaattaattttttcaggtAATTTTAACTATAGAGTTCTAAAAGGTCGAAGATATTTCTTTCAATGATCGAAATCGAGAAACATTAAAAGTTTGCACCGTCTTGAATGTTCCTTGAGAGGAGATATCCCTAAATTTCTGAACAGGATGGGTCGAGTTAaggaaaagataatttaaattaactgcacaataatttaatttaactgcaCAGTAAAAAAATATGGTTCTTCCTCCAAACCTCCAAGTAAATGTTACcgatttataatcaattaaacgtgaatgacaaaaataaaatgattgaacaTTGTAATAAAACAATTTCCAGTTTTCAAAAAATGGTTGCCAAGAATATGTACATACACAAAGCATATATGCATATTCTAACAATATACATTTACACAAAGCGTTCACAAACTTCCGAGTGGAGCAGATATTTCAAAGTTAAATCAGAATTTTACAGCCAAGTAGTATCGAAAATAATAAGTCATGAGGTAAAGTGCagatattgagaaaaataaaacaacaaaacaaaagagaaaaaagcattttattagtaaaatcaaGTAGATTTGTGAAATGCCCAAAGGTTTCAGGACATGTCTGTAAGTATGTCACCGAGTTTTAATTCATGCGGGTCATGAAATTCAGAGTATTCTGGAAAATTCCTGATGTTTCAAAAGTACCTTTGAAAACGTATGCAACAAGATCTTCAACAATACTCGGGTAGTTGTTGTGCTTCAAAAGCTTTCTAATAATACCAGAAAAAGAATGCAAGATTGTATATATGTTTTGGCAATCACAAACCAATATACTGAACAATCAAATTCGAACTAGGCATGAAAGCGCGCAGACTATTCGCTATCAAAACTTTGAAGAATCTCACTTTTGAAATGATGGGATCAACATCACATGATATCGACAAGTAGACCTGTTAATCATAAGTAAGTCCGGAGACATGAGCAGTACCTAAGCCTCTGCAATCCCAGCTCGCCCATTGTAGTTCGTAATTCCATATACTAAACAGACAGTGAAAAACACACTATTGTCCAACATTCAATTTTTGACGAATAAAAGTATCTCAGGTGGATACTGTACAGTTCCGCGCTCAAACAGCGCATTTCGCCGTGAGAAAACACTTTCTTATTCcatataattacttaaaaaacgtaCGTAAAAAAACTGTATGTATAAGTACGGTTATCTTTAAGCTGCTGGGGTCACTTTtgatttgcagttttaaaaaaaaatattgtgcatatATATAAACAGTGAACAACTTAACTTTTAACgttaaagatatttatatgctatttatttttatgatatgcaTATCATAGTAAACATTTGCTAAGATATATtgcaggaaattttttttatctttatttaaataatttaaagttgatAACTGGTGCAGATGAGAAATGTTGCATTAGTTTGCAGATCACCTATTTCAGACGCTCCGAAATCtaagaaaaatacatattatttctttctttcgcGCCCTAGTTTATCAATGAAGTATTCATAATTTGTTTATGACTGACAAAAATTGGTGCGAAAAAGCATGGAAATGTCACTATTTCCGTCAAAATTGAACTCAAAAACGAATTGTTATCTAAACAATTGCTCATctgcttttaatttaagaatgaatttttgaagACAGTATGTAGTGCGCTGAAAAtgtatgaaagaatatttatgtaTGAATTAAATACATGTCTGAAAAGTATATATGAAAATATCTGCAAGTGACAAAGTatagtgaatttcaaaatttatcctaTTGCATACTTACTTCAATTAAGCTGAGATAAAAGCAAACAACATTTTGCATTAAACACTGCATTAAAATGTGAAAACTATGAAATGATCTTCTGAATTTGTCGAATCAATGATAGTTAGAAACCGTGACTTAGCTCATTGGCGATCTATTCTTTGCGAACTGTACAAGATGATGGAAATCTCACTAAAGAATCTTTTTATTTCGAACTTTATATCTAGGTATTTAAATgtgtaatgttattaaaatgcatacaaaattataaagagTGCCTGCAGTTTTACAGAGGAAAGACTatggattttattaatttttttattcatgtttggAGAGATGGAGATATCGATTTTTCACTGATTTCCTTATGTAGAGAGTTTTCAGATTTTGAACACTTTTGTATTCAGGTTGattatacactattttaatattttaagaacttaattatcatttaCTAGATTAATTCAAATTGAGTTTCGTATGAGTCGCACAATTTCATagggaatttgaaaaacaaaccGATTTctatattccataatatttattgctttaaattaaaaattaaagactaagaaatggaaaataattccaaaaaatgcattttcgtaCAAgagcaaaaatgtaattttatttagaaatcaaattctTGTGGGGCATGTTTTATGGgtgaaaaatatagtaaaatttattatcactTTTAAGCTCTTTgagataataaattgtttttgaagttgttaaaataattctcgAACATGGAGATTTCCATTTCTCTATTTGGACGAATTGCAAAATCTTGTTTCCTTGACCTTGACACAAACTAGGGTCGCAGTATTTTTCGTCCAAGTCAAGTTGTGTGCTTTGAATTCTAAAACAACCGTGTCAATGAGAGAATTTTAAACGGCTTTTTCCAGTTCACCTAGTATGAATTTTGCCGACATTTTAACcccatttttaacaattataacaCTCCATCAATGAAATGTGAATGATGTTCGGCCGTAAATATATCAATTCATCAGGACAAATATTAAAAAGGACAGCAGAAAATTCGGAAAGCAAGTTCTTTCAGAAATCTGTCTAAATATTAGTGCAGAATCAAACTTGCTACAcgaaacattttattatcatgATCTTATAAATCTAATAACAATATTAGGTTATGCagacaaaaaacttttttaaatgttaaaaaataaattaaaagcaattctaAAAGATTCAAGattgataattttgtaaaaatcaaaGCGTTTTAAAATTGGCAGTCt is a genomic window containing:
- the LOC129960362 gene encoding protein phosphatase 1 regulatory subunit 3C-like; translated protein: MPIDLDMLLHATGSPLFSCTPFGNERYSLASAYGDSDYNAKWRPRRFGIIHDRPVFPSYKLEADLKSENKENSAPGETPPLPDGIRKKKVSFADDKGLELVEVREIPGTQKWNDEVLTWLVDGSQKLSGNQKSWKVAFDHPPRKDSEFLELVEANNIVLESINVENTCNSVLNGTIKVKNLSYEKNVFVRITFDRWMSHVDVKAGYVKPTTKVSAKADLGKYDNFSFSAKIEPSAIKYGVIEFCVCLECDGNQYWDNNGGINYRLVADSTKENAGKVNDSEKFSDEKITLSLTDNIENFSEIDAWSNLMYNQPYW